One Actinosynnema pretiosum DNA segment encodes these proteins:
- a CDS encoding DUF4255 domain-containing protein yields the protein MIHEVDEAIRRLLSDSGVPGGGGELAFEAPTKEWTARRNGPMVNVFLYDIREDVGRRSAGSAEVHDESGDLLGWRGPTRWFRLSYLVTAWTNRATDEHRLLSEVLACLVRVQSVERRWLTGSLAELGAKVPLITGGALSEGAAAADVWSALGGELKPSIDVKVTAPMRGEWTPAGPPVTEGIVLRGLDEPGFTGDGTARRLRYEGPTSAEGEGFAATRERPAPTPERPAGTARKRGGGAIR from the coding sequence GTGATCCACGAGGTGGACGAGGCGATCCGCAGGCTGCTGTCGGACAGCGGGGTCCCCGGCGGTGGCGGTGAGCTGGCGTTCGAGGCGCCCACCAAGGAGTGGACGGCGCGGCGCAACGGGCCGATGGTGAACGTGTTCCTCTACGACATCCGCGAGGACGTCGGGCGCCGCAGCGCCGGGTCGGCCGAGGTGCACGACGAGTCCGGCGACCTGCTCGGCTGGCGCGGGCCCACCCGGTGGTTCCGGCTGTCCTACCTGGTGACGGCCTGGACCAACCGGGCCACCGACGAGCACCGGCTGCTGTCCGAGGTGCTGGCGTGCCTGGTGCGGGTGCAGAGCGTGGAGCGGCGCTGGCTCACCGGGTCGCTGGCCGAGCTGGGTGCGAAGGTTCCGCTGATCACCGGCGGCGCGCTGTCCGAGGGCGCCGCGGCGGCCGACGTGTGGTCGGCGCTGGGCGGCGAGCTCAAGCCGTCGATCGACGTGAAGGTGACCGCGCCGATGCGCGGCGAGTGGACCCCGGCCGGGCCGCCGGTCACCGAGGGCATCGTGCTGCGCGGCCTGGACGAGCCGGGCTTCACCGGCGACGGCACCGCGCGCAGGCTGCGCTACGAGGGGCCGACGAGCGCGGAGGGCGAGGGGTTCGCGGCCACCAGGGAGCGCCCCGCGCCCACGCCCGAGCGGCCCGCCGGGACGGCGCGCAAGCGCGGGGGCGGGGCGATCAGGTGA
- a CDS encoding ATP-binding protein: protein MTTDEGLLGVVGGVAGSGEQDADLVYLWARLGAVEWRVRLAVEARRATDPAPDDPYRGLYFTPEAVQRVLDAPRVPRLFPPEDDVDLDALAALAPAPGPRLLVLARDFGLDPLDVELLLVALAPDVDTRLERLYGYLNDDITRRRATTGLALELCGLPPAGPGRFRLAPSAPLIARGLVEVQQDDSPALSRVLRAPDRVVAHLLGDDSPDHALTGVARLEPPAPPAGELAVRLARAVRGGVHLLHLRDSGGEAARTAVEALPGAVVVDPAALTASSLPAVVREARLRGAGVVLGPLEDLPRERAGLLRELAALAEGVPLLLHGAAHWDPRWTTRPAVPVQAPGSDPDQRARRWERALGGSPADGLDLAGLDLAALAAYRLGDDEVGHAVTVATGLAALDGGPVRQEHLGAGVRARNAAGLDRLARRVVPAVGWDDLVLPEPTRRQLTELVVRARHRDRVLGQWGMRPGGGRGRGVVALFAGGSGTGKTMSAEVVAAALGVDLYVVDLSTVVDKYVGETEKNLERIFTEAAGVHGVLLFDEADAVFGKRSEVRSSHDRHANMESAYLLQRMESFDGIAVLTTNLRSNVDEAFTRRIDVIADFPEPDAAHRLLLWDRCLGRVLPRDPDVDLGFCAERFELAGGSIRACAVTAAYLAAEADRPLRMADLVTAVRREYGKLGRLVLDSEFGHWANLG from the coding sequence GTGACCACCGACGAGGGGCTGCTCGGCGTGGTGGGCGGGGTGGCCGGGAGCGGGGAGCAGGACGCCGACCTGGTGTACCTGTGGGCGCGCCTGGGGGCCGTGGAGTGGCGGGTGCGGCTGGCCGTGGAGGCGCGGCGCGCCACCGACCCCGCGCCCGACGACCCGTACCGGGGCCTGTACTTCACGCCCGAGGCCGTGCAGCGGGTGCTGGACGCCCCGCGCGTCCCGCGCCTGTTCCCGCCCGAGGACGACGTCGACCTGGACGCGCTGGCCGCGCTCGCGCCCGCGCCGGGACCGCGCCTGCTCGTGCTGGCGCGCGACTTCGGGCTCGACCCGCTGGACGTGGAGCTGCTGCTGGTCGCGCTCGCCCCCGACGTCGACACCCGGCTCGAACGCCTCTACGGCTACCTCAACGACGACATCACCCGCCGCCGCGCCACCACCGGCCTCGCGCTGGAGCTGTGCGGCCTGCCGCCCGCCGGTCCCGGCCGGTTCCGGCTCGCGCCGTCCGCGCCGCTCATCGCGCGCGGCCTGGTGGAGGTGCAGCAGGACGACTCGCCCGCGCTGTCCAGGGTGCTGCGGGCGCCCGACCGGGTCGTGGCGCACCTGCTCGGCGACGACAGCCCGGACCACGCGCTCACCGGCGTCGCCCGCCTCGAACCGCCCGCGCCGCCCGCGGGGGAGCTGGCCGTCCGGCTGGCCCGCGCGGTGCGCGGCGGCGTCCACCTGCTCCACCTGCGCGACAGCGGCGGCGAGGCCGCGCGCACCGCCGTGGAGGCGCTGCCCGGCGCGGTCGTGGTCGACCCGGCCGCGCTCACCGCCTCGTCGCTGCCCGCCGTGGTGCGGGAGGCCCGGCTGCGCGGCGCGGGCGTCGTCCTCGGGCCGCTCGAGGACCTGCCGCGCGAGCGCGCCGGGCTGCTGCGCGAGCTGGCCGCGCTCGCCGAGGGCGTCCCGCTGCTGCTGCACGGCGCCGCCCACTGGGACCCGAGGTGGACGACCCGGCCCGCCGTCCCGGTGCAGGCGCCCGGATCCGACCCGGACCAGCGGGCCCGCCGCTGGGAGCGCGCGCTCGGCGGCAGCCCCGCGGACGGGCTCGACCTCGCCGGGCTCGACCTGGCCGCGCTCGCCGCCTACCGGCTCGGCGACGACGAGGTCGGGCACGCCGTCACCGTCGCCACCGGGCTCGCCGCGCTCGACGGCGGCCCGGTGCGGCAGGAGCACCTGGGCGCCGGGGTGCGCGCCCGCAACGCCGCCGGGCTCGACCGGCTGGCCCGCAGGGTCGTGCCCGCCGTCGGCTGGGACGACCTCGTGCTGCCCGAGCCGACCCGGCGGCAGCTCACCGAGCTGGTCGTGCGCGCCCGGCACCGCGACCGGGTGCTCGGCCAGTGGGGGATGCGGCCCGGAGGCGGTCGCGGGCGCGGCGTGGTCGCGCTGTTCGCGGGCGGCTCCGGAACCGGCAAGACCATGTCCGCCGAGGTGGTCGCCGCCGCGCTCGGCGTCGACCTGTACGTGGTGGACCTGTCGACCGTGGTGGACAAGTACGTGGGCGAGACCGAGAAGAACCTGGAGCGGATCTTCACCGAGGCCGCCGGGGTGCACGGCGTGCTGCTGTTCGACGAGGCGGACGCGGTGTTCGGCAAGCGCTCCGAGGTGCGCAGCTCGCACGACCGGCACGCGAACATGGAGTCGGCGTACCTGTTGCAGCGCATGGAGTCCTTCGACGGGATCGCGGTGCTGACCACGAACCTGAGGTCCAACGTGGACGAGGCGTTCACCCGGCGCATCGACGTGATCGCGGACTTCCCCGAGCCGGACGCCGCGCACCGGCTGCTGCTGTGGGACCGCTGCCTCGGCCGCGTGCTGCCCCGAGACCCGGACGTGGACCTGGGGTTCTGCGCCGAGCGGTTCGAGCTGGCGGGCGGTTCGATCCGGGCCTGCGCGGTGACGGCCGCCTACCTGGCGGCCGAGGCCGACCGGCCGCTGCGGATGGCCGACCTGGTCACGGCGGTGCGCCGCGAGTACGGCAAGCTCGGCAGGCTCGTGCTGGACAGCGAGTTCGGGCACTGGGCGAACCTGGGCTGA
- a CDS encoding phage tail sheath family protein, translating into MPQYLSPGVYVEEVQSGARPIEGVGTAVAAFVGFAERGPFHRPTLVANWNQFVQLFGGFTEDAYLPHAVYGYFSNGGGSAYVVRVGGERQESAEPPKAEPVRLGALTVRALPDAGGEVSVEVADADGENPPDDRFKLLVRQGNRVVETHDVSIRKNAKNYVATQLAERSRLVEVVEQPSGALAKPDKQTVALPGATAPASSAGVPARIDPQEYLGDAEARTGFGGLESVDAITMVAVPDLMSSYQRGQIDLEGVKTVQLAVISHCEQMGDRVAVLDAPPGLTPQRVRTWRLEEAGYDSNFATLYYPWIKVFDPSSGRNTFVPPSGHVAGVWGRSDAERGVHKAPANEVLRGAVDLETGISKSEQDLLNPIGVNCIRAFAGRGIRIWGARTVSSDPAWRYLNVRRLFNYLEESILIGTQWVVFEPNDDRLWSSIRRNITAFLTEQWRQGALFGRTPAEAFYVKCDAENNPAESIDLGQVICEIGVAPVKPAEFVVFRLAQFSDSTSLVSE; encoded by the coding sequence ATGCCGCAGTACCTCTCGCCCGGCGTGTACGTGGAGGAGGTCCAGTCCGGCGCCCGGCCGATCGAGGGCGTGGGAACCGCCGTCGCGGCCTTCGTCGGCTTCGCCGAGCGCGGACCGTTCCACCGGCCCACGCTGGTCGCCAACTGGAACCAGTTCGTCCAGCTGTTCGGCGGTTTCACCGAGGACGCCTACCTGCCGCACGCCGTCTACGGCTACTTCTCCAACGGCGGCGGCTCCGCCTACGTGGTGCGGGTCGGCGGGGAGCGGCAGGAGAGCGCCGAGCCGCCGAAGGCCGAGCCGGTGCGGTTGGGGGCGCTGACCGTGCGGGCGCTGCCCGACGCGGGCGGCGAGGTGTCCGTCGAGGTGGCCGACGCCGACGGGGAGAACCCGCCCGACGACCGGTTCAAGCTCCTGGTGCGCCAGGGGAACCGGGTCGTGGAGACGCACGACGTGTCCATCCGCAAGAACGCCAAGAACTACGTCGCCACCCAGCTCGCCGAGCGCTCCCGGCTGGTGGAGGTGGTCGAGCAGCCCAGCGGCGCGCTCGCCAAGCCCGACAAGCAGACCGTGGCGCTGCCCGGCGCGACCGCCCCGGCGTCCTCGGCCGGCGTGCCCGCGCGGATCGACCCGCAGGAGTACCTGGGCGACGCCGAGGCCCGCACCGGGTTCGGCGGGCTGGAGAGCGTCGACGCGATCACCATGGTCGCGGTGCCCGACCTGATGAGCTCCTACCAGCGCGGCCAGATCGACCTGGAGGGCGTGAAGACCGTGCAGCTCGCGGTCATCTCGCACTGCGAGCAGATGGGCGACCGGGTCGCCGTGCTCGACGCCCCTCCCGGCCTGACCCCGCAGCGGGTGCGGACCTGGCGGCTGGAGGAAGCGGGCTACGACTCGAACTTCGCCACCCTGTACTACCCGTGGATCAAGGTGTTCGATCCGTCCAGCGGGCGCAACACCTTCGTCCCGCCGTCCGGGCACGTCGCCGGCGTGTGGGGTCGCAGCGACGCCGAGCGCGGCGTGCACAAGGCCCCCGCCAACGAGGTGCTGCGCGGCGCGGTCGACCTGGAGACCGGGATCAGCAAGTCCGAGCAGGACCTGCTGAACCCCATCGGCGTCAACTGCATCCGCGCCTTCGCCGGTCGCGGCATCCGGATCTGGGGCGCCCGCACGGTGTCCTCCGACCCGGCGTGGCGCTACCTGAACGTGCGCAGGCTCTTCAACTACCTGGAGGAGTCGATCCTGATCGGCACCCAGTGGGTGGTGTTCGAGCCGAACGACGACCGGCTGTGGTCCAGCATCCGGCGCAACATCACCGCGTTCCTCACCGAGCAGTGGCGGCAGGGCGCGCTGTTCGGCCGCACCCCGGCCGAGGCGTTCTACGTCAAGTGCGACGCGGAGAACAACCCGGCCGAGTCGATCGACCTCGGCCAGGTCATCTGCGAGATCGGCGTCGCGCCGGTCAAGCCCGCCGAGTTCGTCGTGTTCCGGCTCGCGCAGTTCTCCGACAGCACCAGCCTCGTCAGCGAGTGA
- a CDS encoding phage tail protein gives MAEGDALATHIFGVQLGGYTVESLQEVSGLTVEEDVVEVFQVTATGRPLIRKQPGAQKGGEVTLTRGLDQSDELSKWLNETLEKGAVSAARQNVTIEIKDTEGNTVRRMQLMNAWASRWEGPSLKAGESTAASEKVTLTFEEIKVE, from the coding sequence ATGGCTGAAGGCGACGCCCTCGCAACACACATCTTCGGCGTGCAGCTCGGCGGCTACACGGTCGAGTCGCTGCAGGAGGTCAGCGGACTGACCGTCGAGGAGGACGTGGTCGAGGTCTTCCAGGTCACCGCCACCGGCAGGCCGCTGATCCGCAAGCAGCCCGGCGCGCAGAAGGGCGGCGAGGTCACCCTGACCCGCGGCCTCGACCAGAGCGACGAGCTGTCCAAGTGGCTCAACGAGACCCTGGAGAAGGGGGCGGTCAGCGCCGCCCGCCAGAACGTCACCATCGAGATCAAGGACACCGAGGGCAACACGGTGCGCCGGATGCAGCTGATGAACGCGTGGGCCAGCCGCTGGGAGGGCCCCTCGCTCAAGGCAGGCGAGTCCACCGCGGCCTCGGAGAAGGTGACCCTCACGTTCGAGGAGATCAAGGTCGAATGA
- a CDS encoding DUF6760 family protein codes for MTYAADRLHEEVAYVAYHFHWSRDEVLDLEHHERRRWVAEIARINTRVNEGR; via the coding sequence GTGACGTACGCGGCCGACCGCCTGCACGAGGAGGTCGCGTACGTGGCCTACCACTTCCACTGGTCCCGCGACGAGGTCCTGGACCTGGAGCACCACGAGCGCAGGCGGTGGGTCGCGGAGATCGCGCGGATCAACACGAGGGTGAACGAGGGGAGGTGA
- a CDS encoding phage tail protein: MSADVFASTVYFRLSIAGNSLGTFHTCEGLGAQMEVEAYNEGGNNGFAWQLPTRMTWTNITMTRPVTEDSSKVLRWLDETVRQVEKKDGEIVALTPDLKPIVRWQVIGVVPVRWQGPSFDPSSSSAAVETLEIAHEGLQAS; this comes from the coding sequence ATGAGCGCGGACGTGTTCGCCAGCACCGTGTACTTCCGCCTCTCCATCGCGGGCAACAGCCTCGGCACGTTCCACACCTGCGAGGGTTTGGGCGCGCAGATGGAGGTCGAGGCCTACAACGAGGGCGGCAACAACGGGTTCGCCTGGCAGCTGCCCACCCGCATGACCTGGACCAACATCACCATGACCCGCCCGGTCACCGAGGACTCGTCCAAAGTGCTGCGCTGGCTGGACGAGACGGTGCGCCAGGTGGAGAAGAAGGACGGCGAGATCGTCGCGCTCACCCCGGACCTGAAGCCGATCGTGCGCTGGCAGGTCATCGGCGTGGTGCCGGTGCGCTGGCAGGGCCCGTCGTTCGACCCGTCCAGCTCCTCGGCCGCGGTCGAGACCCTGGAGATCGCCCACGAGGGCCTCCAGGCCTCCTGA
- a CDS encoding CIS tube protein, with protein sequence MPPTSGASLVKARLVIMEPPPRVGAKPGGKLATVKFQFNPNALSLSKSTEWRRQPARMAGSASLPEFVGSGPRTLSVQVFLDATAKHDNSVEQRIESLMVACVPTRSSIAKKKPASPWVRFEWGTAKSVSFDGVLSSLSVDYSLFDVDGTPLRATCSLSIEEAGVDPPGQNPTSGTEEASRTHRVVVGDTLAQLAFREYGDPTAWRVIAEANDIDDPMVLVPGTELLVPLADGGGR encoded by the coding sequence GTGCCGCCCACCTCGGGCGCGAGCCTCGTCAAGGCCCGCCTGGTCATCATGGAGCCGCCCCCGAGGGTCGGCGCGAAACCGGGTGGGAAGCTCGCCACCGTCAAGTTCCAGTTCAACCCCAACGCGCTCTCGCTGTCCAAGTCCACCGAGTGGCGCCGCCAGCCCGCCCGCATGGCCGGGTCGGCCTCGCTGCCGGAGTTCGTCGGCAGCGGGCCGCGGACCCTGTCCGTGCAGGTGTTCCTGGACGCCACGGCCAAGCACGACAACTCGGTGGAGCAGCGCATCGAGAGCCTGATGGTCGCGTGCGTGCCGACCAGGAGCAGCATCGCGAAGAAGAAGCCCGCGAGCCCGTGGGTGCGCTTCGAGTGGGGCACCGCGAAGTCCGTGTCGTTCGACGGGGTGCTCTCCAGCCTGTCGGTCGACTACTCGCTGTTCGACGTCGACGGCACCCCGCTGCGCGCCACCTGCTCGCTGTCGATCGAGGAGGCCGGGGTCGACCCGCCCGGCCAGAACCCGACCTCCGGCACCGAGGAGGCCAGCCGAACGCACCGCGTCGTCGTCGGGGACACGTTGGCGCAGCTGGCGTTCCGCGAGTACGGCGACCCCACGGCCTGGCGCGTCATCGCCGAGGCCAACGACATCGACGACCCGATGGTCCTGGTTCCGGGCACCGAGCTGCTGGTGCCCCTGGCAGACGGAGGTGGCCGGTGA
- a CDS encoding VgrG-related protein, whose protein sequence is MSGTEEGRAFAASAVVAGGGPVQPPWDDELVSCVVDENVGLPDVAVLTYRDGSHEMLEDTGITLGSPLEVSVASARTNAKELLFRGEVTSIELEVDGTGSYTVLRAMNRAHRLLRGRRVEAFHQMSATAIIRKVAKNAGLTAGKVEAAPITYQHISQAGVSDWDFLQTLAREHGALVRVDDKGVLDFVKPQPASKAPAPTTSAEKSPYVLEYGRNLMALRAVLGTSEQTGGVEVRGWNQVTKTEIVATRKPQPSKTVVPGLLATKAAKLTSGGKLLAAGTPYATQAEADAAAKALEESLSAGYGELEAVVEGNPQLRAGVPIALGNVGAAFSGRYTATAVTHVIEPNRGYRTTVLVSASADRSFAGLVAHDSIPSRGPRMPGLAIAEVTDIKETGNGERGWVRLRFPWLDDKYVSDWVRTVQLGGVAGGGVFSPDVKDEVLVGFEQGSLDRPYVLGGLYNGIDKPSKHDQKLVDGRSGKVNRRSLVNRKGDRLELLDGTAAQGVRLGSGDDELEVVLDRKKNELRLVQGGRGGCRITLSRTGVEIDAGRGGITLKAGGKVDVSARTGVDIDTGLTGDVVVKGRTIRLN, encoded by the coding sequence GTGAGCGGCACCGAGGAAGGGCGCGCGTTCGCGGCCAGCGCCGTCGTCGCGGGCGGCGGGCCGGTCCAGCCGCCGTGGGACGACGAGCTGGTCAGCTGCGTGGTGGACGAGAACGTCGGCCTGCCGGACGTGGCCGTGCTGACCTACCGCGACGGCTCGCACGAGATGCTGGAGGACACCGGGATCACGCTCGGCTCGCCGCTGGAGGTGTCGGTCGCCTCGGCCCGCACCAACGCGAAGGAGCTGCTGTTCCGGGGCGAGGTCACCTCGATCGAGCTTGAGGTCGACGGCACCGGCTCGTACACGGTGCTGCGGGCCATGAACCGCGCGCACCGGCTGCTGCGCGGGCGCCGCGTCGAGGCGTTCCACCAGATGAGCGCGACCGCGATCATCCGCAAGGTCGCCAAGAACGCCGGGCTCACCGCAGGCAAGGTCGAGGCCGCGCCGATCACCTACCAGCACATCAGCCAGGCGGGCGTGTCGGACTGGGACTTCCTGCAGACGCTGGCCCGCGAGCACGGCGCGCTGGTGCGCGTGGACGACAAGGGCGTGCTGGACTTCGTCAAGCCCCAGCCCGCGTCCAAGGCGCCCGCGCCCACCACGTCGGCGGAGAAGAGCCCGTACGTGCTGGAGTACGGACGCAACCTGATGGCGCTGCGCGCGGTCCTGGGCACCAGCGAGCAGACCGGCGGCGTCGAGGTGCGTGGCTGGAACCAGGTCACCAAGACGGAGATCGTGGCCACCCGCAAGCCGCAGCCCAGCAAGACCGTCGTGCCCGGCCTGCTCGCCACCAAGGCCGCCAAGCTCACCTCCGGCGGCAAGCTGCTGGCGGCGGGCACCCCGTACGCCACGCAGGCCGAGGCCGACGCCGCCGCCAAGGCCCTGGAGGAGTCGCTGAGCGCCGGCTACGGCGAGCTGGAGGCCGTGGTGGAGGGCAACCCGCAGCTGCGCGCGGGCGTCCCGATCGCGCTGGGCAACGTCGGCGCCGCGTTCAGCGGGCGCTACACCGCCACCGCCGTCACGCACGTCATCGAGCCGAACCGGGGCTACCGCACCACCGTGCTCGTCAGCGCCTCCGCCGACCGCTCGTTCGCGGGCCTGGTCGCCCACGACTCCATCCCGTCCAGGGGCCCGAGGATGCCGGGCCTGGCCATCGCCGAGGTCACCGACATCAAGGAGACCGGCAACGGCGAGCGCGGCTGGGTGCGGCTGAGGTTCCCGTGGCTGGACGACAAGTACGTCTCCGACTGGGTGCGCACCGTGCAGCTCGGCGGCGTCGCGGGCGGCGGCGTGTTCAGCCCCGACGTCAAGGACGAGGTCCTGGTCGGGTTCGAGCAGGGCAGCCTCGACCGGCCCTACGTGCTCGGCGGGCTCTACAACGGGATCGACAAGCCGTCCAAGCACGACCAGAAGCTCGTGGACGGCCGCAGCGGCAAGGTCAACCGCCGCTCCCTGGTCAACCGCAAGGGCGACCGGCTGGAACTGCTCGACGGCACCGCCGCGCAGGGCGTGCGGCTCGGGTCCGGCGACGACGAGCTCGAAGTGGTGCTGGACCGCAAGAAGAACGAGCTGCGGCTGGTCCAGGGTGGCCGGGGCGGGTGTCGCATCACGCTCTCCCGCACCGGTGTCGAGATCGACGCCGGCCGCGGCGGGATCACGCTCAAGGCAGGCGGCAAGGTCGACGTGTCCGCCAGGACCGGCGTCGACATCGACACCGGCCTCACCGGCGACGTCGTCGTCAAGGGCCGCACCATCCGGCTCAACTGA
- a CDS encoding PAAR domain-containing protein — protein sequence MPMAARINDKTTHGGTIGPPKSAKAMTVLVQGLPAAVVSAQHVCIIPPHAIASVANLVLPGKSLASRVFVGGLPAAVVGDQTSCGAQIIPIPPLRTVFVGGPL from the coding sequence ATGCCCATGGCGGCCAGGATCAACGACAAGACCACGCACGGCGGCACGATCGGACCGCCGAAGTCCGCGAAGGCCATGACCGTGCTCGTCCAGGGCCTGCCCGCCGCCGTGGTCAGCGCCCAGCACGTCTGCATCATCCCGCCGCACGCCATCGCGAGCGTGGCGAACCTGGTGCTGCCGGGGAAGTCCCTGGCCAGCAGGGTGTTCGTCGGCGGGCTGCCCGCCGCCGTCGTCGGCGACCAGACCTCGTGCGGGGCGCAGATCATCCCGATCCCGCCGCTGCGCACCGTCTTCGTCGGGGGGCCGCTGTGA
- a CDS encoding GPW/gp25 family protein — MSGFIGRGWGFPLGVDARGGIGMVEREQEIQEAVRLILGTAPGERPMRPEFGCGIHDLVFASADGATAGDISREVRTALERWEPRIEVTDVVVAFDAVDTGTLYIDVRYLIRSTNDPRNLVFPFYTIPSEESEVV, encoded by the coding sequence GTGAGCGGGTTCATCGGCCGGGGCTGGGGGTTCCCGCTCGGCGTCGACGCGCGCGGCGGCATCGGCATGGTCGAGCGCGAGCAGGAGATCCAGGAGGCCGTGCGGCTCATCCTCGGCACCGCGCCCGGCGAGCGGCCCATGCGCCCCGAGTTCGGCTGCGGCATCCACGACCTGGTGTTCGCCTCCGCCGACGGCGCCACCGCCGGGGACATCTCCCGCGAGGTGCGCACCGCCCTGGAGCGCTGGGAGCCGCGCATCGAGGTCACCGACGTGGTCGTCGCGTTCGACGCGGTCGACACCGGCACGCTCTACATCGACGTGCGCTACCTGATCCGCAGCACCAACGACCCGCGCAACCTGGTCTTCCCCTTCTACACCATCCCCTCCGAGGAGAGCGAGGTCGTCTGA
- a CDS encoding putative baseplate assembly protein yields the protein MLPAPNLDDRRFQQLVDEAKRYVQQSCPEWTDHNVSDPGVTLIETFAHMVDQLVYRLNRVPEKNHLAFLDLLGVTLFPPTAARAGVTFWLSAAQPDTVLLPAGTEVTTVGGESSGGVVFATTDDLPIVPCELERLVTRTDGGEHADRTRDLRGNADVDPDTRKNVQVFQPSPRAGDAVLIGLSAAVPRCAVVLRLDSRVEGIGVDPRQPPLAWEAWDGAGWAPCEVDEDGTGGLNRPGEVVLHVPAGHVESNIAGSTAGWLRCRVVEPVTGQPFYSESPTVREVEAYTIGGTVVAEHAETSTDVVVGESAGVPGQLFSLPSAPVLLDGPPVVVQVSEGEGWVDWSTVDDFGSSEPDDRHVVLDAGTGEIRFPPAVREADGGLRRYGAVPAKGAVIRVPRYRTGGGRGGNVARGAISVLRSSVPYVAEVVNLEAARGGVEAETVPEAKQRVPHQLRAQWRAVTAEDHELLAKQAAPSLARVRCLPAEHGARVLLVPDAVADEDDRLRFEQLIPGQELLTTVARHLEERRLIGSRLVVEPPRYQGVTVVARLVAAESEAERVRREALAALYRYLNPLRGGRDGEGWEFGRPVQFGEVFAVLQRVAGVSLVEEIRMFPANPITGARGGPVERLEVAPNALVFSHQHQVAVEQR from the coding sequence ATGCTGCCCGCCCCGAACCTCGACGACCGCCGGTTCCAGCAGCTCGTGGACGAGGCCAAGCGGTACGTCCAGCAGAGCTGTCCGGAGTGGACGGACCACAACGTCTCCGACCCCGGCGTCACGCTGATCGAGACCTTCGCGCACATGGTCGACCAGCTGGTGTACCGGCTGAACCGGGTGCCGGAGAAGAACCACCTGGCGTTCCTGGACCTGCTCGGCGTCACCCTGTTCCCGCCCACCGCCGCCCGCGCGGGCGTCACGTTCTGGCTGTCCGCCGCCCAGCCGGACACCGTGCTGCTGCCCGCGGGGACCGAGGTCACCACGGTCGGCGGCGAGAGCTCGGGCGGCGTCGTGTTCGCCACCACCGACGACCTGCCGATCGTGCCGTGCGAGCTGGAGCGGCTGGTCACCCGCACCGACGGCGGCGAGCACGCCGACCGCACCAGGGACCTGCGCGGCAACGCCGACGTCGACCCGGACACCCGCAAGAACGTCCAGGTGTTCCAGCCCTCGCCGCGCGCGGGTGACGCCGTTCTGATCGGCCTGTCGGCGGCGGTGCCCCGCTGCGCGGTCGTGCTGCGCCTGGACAGCCGCGTGGAGGGCATCGGCGTCGACCCGAGGCAGCCGCCGCTGGCGTGGGAGGCCTGGGACGGCGCCGGGTGGGCGCCGTGCGAGGTCGACGAGGACGGCACCGGCGGGCTGAACCGGCCCGGCGAGGTCGTGCTGCACGTGCCCGCCGGGCACGTCGAGTCGAACATCGCGGGCAGCACCGCCGGGTGGTTGCGCTGCCGCGTCGTGGAACCCGTCACGGGGCAGCCGTTCTACTCCGAGTCGCCGACCGTGCGCGAGGTGGAGGCCTACACCATCGGCGGCACCGTCGTCGCCGAGCACGCCGAGACCAGCACCGACGTCGTCGTCGGCGAGTCGGCCGGAGTGCCGGGCCAGCTGTTCTCGCTGCCCTCCGCGCCGGTGCTGCTGGACGGGCCGCCCGTGGTCGTGCAGGTCTCGGAGGGCGAGGGCTGGGTCGACTGGTCCACCGTGGACGACTTCGGCTCCTCCGAGCCGGACGACCGCCACGTCGTGCTCGACGCGGGCACCGGCGAGATCCGGTTCCCGCCCGCCGTGCGCGAGGCCGACGGCGGGCTGCGCCGCTACGGGGCCGTCCCGGCCAAGGGCGCGGTGATCCGGGTCCCCCGCTACCGCACCGGGGGCGGGCGCGGCGGCAACGTGGCGCGCGGCGCGATCTCCGTGCTGCGCAGCTCCGTCCCGTACGTGGCGGAGGTGGTGAACCTGGAGGCGGCGCGCGGCGGCGTGGAGGCCGAGACCGTGCCCGAGGCCAAGCAGCGGGTGCCCCACCAGCTGCGCGCCCAGTGGCGGGCGGTCACCGCCGAGGACCACGAGCTGCTCGCCAAGCAGGCCGCGCCGTCGCTGGCGCGGGTGCGCTGCCTGCCCGCCGAGCACGGGGCGCGGGTGCTGCTGGTGCCCGACGCGGTCGCCGACGAGGACGACCGGCTGCGGTTCGAGCAGCTCATCCCAGGGCAGGAGCTGCTGACGACGGTGGCCCGGCACCTGGAGGAGCGCAGGCTCATCGGCAGCCGCCTGGTGGTGGAACCGCCGCGCTACCAGGGGGTCACGGTCGTGGCGCGGCTGGTGGCCGCCGAGTCCGAGGCCGAGCGGGTGCGGCGCGAGGCGCTGGCCGCCCTGTACCGGTACCTGAACCCGCTGCGCGGCGGGCGCGACGGCGAGGGGTGGGAGTTCGGCAGGCCCGTGCAGTTCGGCGAGGTCTTCGCGGTGCTGCAACGGGTTGCGGGGGTGTCGCTGGTGGAGGAGATCCGGATGTTCCCGGCGAACCCGATCACCGGGGCGCGCGGCGGGCCGGTGGAGCGGCTGGAGGTCGCGCCGAACGCGCTGGTGTTCTCGCACCAGCACCAGGTCGCGGTGGAGCAGCGGTGA